In the Drosophila willistoni isolate 14030-0811.24 chromosome 3R, UCI_dwil_1.1, whole genome shotgun sequence genome, TACCCCGCCCTAGAACTGGCGCCAACAGAagtcacatcaagtaaaagtaatttacaaaatatatgtaaaagaAACTGTCAATTGTCGTTAATCATCTGGAAGCAGCCAACTTGTCTGCTGGTTGAGTCAATGCGATCGTCTGTTAATTACCCGCAACACCCTCAATGACAATTGGAGCTGTTAtagaaaaactgtttaataaaaaaataaaagttgtacaaattaacaacaaataaaaccttgcataaacacacacacacacacacaggcacgcATAGAACGCACTCTCCCACTCTCCTTGGAAAGTGATGGAGCGTTGGAgcgggagagagaaagagagcaaaacaaacagaacagaaaataaaaaagtagCTAAATCTGAAGTATTGACTTGAAAATACCCtgcaaatttttgcatttaacttttttcttaACGAATATTATAAAAGGAAGAGTAAACAGAGTGGTATACCTCTAAATGTATTTGTGTAAGCTAGGGCAGTGACAGATCCGAATTCCTCCCACACCACTAACTTAAGGCAAATCTACCCTTCATAGTACATAGTTACAGGGTGTTTGAATTTAACGAAACTTCAGTCGTGGATAGTCGGTAGCGATATTGTATTAACTGCTGACATGGGCGTGCACACAAATGGGGGTCGTCAACGCCTTCGTTCAGTGCGATAAAATGTGATTAAGGCTCACCCACATTTgaggtgtgcgtgtgtatgcgTGCAGGGTTCCTCACtcgctcacacacacgcacacacattgATACACTCCCACCTCACACACAGTCACACGAACTCATAGTCCACTCACGAAATTGACCAAACCAGCGATACAAACGAACGGCAtgtttagttgttgttttgaAGTTGAACTGGTTTACAGTTTAGTTAGCTTTTTTGTCTGTGCTGCGTGTTGCGtgcttgtttttttatttttttcaaaataaaattggaATTTTTCGTTGTATTTATTACTGCCAATCGAAAGTGAGCTAATCAAATTTACAATTATATTAGCGAGGCAAGTTGCAATCACAATTGGAAGCCATTGCcatttaattggaattttatttctgattatatgtacacacacacacacatatatacataaaacatatacaaacatacatacatacatatatacatatgtacataaatagtTAAAGTTGTGGGTGGTAATAGTTTGGGCAATTGTTATAGTCAATTTCTCCGATTTATAAGTCTAATATAATCCTTTGAGCTTTCTTCAAAAAGTGCTTACAATACAAACTCTCTTGAGCTTCTAACTTTATTTTCATAAAGTCTAGATCTTGAAGGTTATCTAACATATATAAAGGTTTATTGGAAATTCTTCCCAGTccaataatacaaaaaatgtAACAGAGACTTTCAATTTTCTATCAGATGTACTTGAAATTTCGCACAATCTGCCATGCGAAACATGGTTTATAGTATTTAGAACCAAACATAGAACAGAATAATACTTTAGACTTAGTGCGTGCTTAAAAGCCACATCCATAAAATAAATGccttaaaatataaaattactAACAAATGACCATGAAGCCCATTGCCCCATAAGTAAGCCAAAGCAACGAAAAATGTCCGTCATTTGGCCAGAGGTTAAAGTAGGTAATAGTATATTATGACTCTGCACTATAAATAGCATATAACTAAAGTCATATAAACGTTGAACGACGATATACTATCTATTGTTTAATGCTCCTGTTTTAGGCGCACGCCAAAATTTCCCCTCCGTTTAtaatgcaataaaattttattcaaacAGTTGAACGGCAAATTTTCCAACGTTTTTGGTTGATTATTTAACCGACAATTGGTTGTTTGAGCATTAATAATTAAGGtagtaaagttttttttttaaacctaATATTGCATCTATTTTCGATCGGTCATTCCCAATTGTGATAAATAACTGCGATAAATGCATCAATCCATATAAATAACACAATTTAGAGTACAGTCTGACTTTTatggtatatgtatgtttgtatgtgccAAGGAAATAGTTGATAAAATGTGCAAAAGTAAGCAAAAAATACTTGAGACGTTTCCCTTACTTACTGGGAATGGCTGGGCCTttcaatataaacaaaagagCAACAGGCGATAAAAAGCAAATCGATTCGAAATGGCTCTATTATGACTGTTCTTTTGGGCTCTGactcgatgatgatgatgatatatAGAAATCAGGAGAGGAGaatcatatatacatatgtatgtatgatggTACTTTAGTTGGTTTTggtattgttttattttattcaacaCCTTCTGGCTGCTGGCCAAACAGAGACTATCCAACCATATTATCATTATACATCGTTTCTACATTATGGCGATGCCGACAGGCGCCCATTATTTCTATAGCAAATTTACAAATGATTTCAACGCGCCACTATATATAGACAGTACAtcgtatgttttttttttttttttttatcctacggcaaaaagcaaaagctaaTATACTCTACGGGTGTGGGTACCGGGTCCGGGGGCCCCATTAAAGTTCGATAATGTGCGACGTCAACGTCTGCGCCAGCGCCAGTTCTGTGTCGCCTCCATGTGTCGTTGACTGGTGCTTGGCCTGATGATGTCACAACAAACCTTGATGTCTGTGTGTACATTTTCGTccgaatttttgttttatatttttgccGAGCCCAGGTCCGTGTCCAGCCCATGCTCACTCACATTGCCTAGCCTCAATGCGTCATAATTTCTCGCCctaattaaatcaaaaaacaaaaaaaaaaaaaacattaatctCTCTGCATTATCTATGTAAGTGCCGCCGATTTTGGAGTACTGAAAGTGTATTTGCATATGGGTCTGACAGCGTTTTGATAAAAGTTCTAATTATCAGTTAATTTGTTTAACCAATCCAAGGAACATGTTCCCATCATCCGTTTCGAAATTTCTCtcacaattttattttgacatGGCAAAGCCATTTGCCCTGCACTTGAATGTGATAAGGAATACAATTATACCTCGAAATGGTTGAATTCTGATAAACTCAAAAGATTCTGACGATGACTAATCTTGAGAGTAATAATATAGGGTCTTATCAACAGTACTAGAAggaaaatcaaacaaaataaagtcaACTTTTTATGTAGAAATTAATGAAACTAAagataaataattattaatgtTGATTTTCATAAGAATTGTTTGTTCTACTCCcattacaaaattttattattgcatgaatgatagaaaaaacaattcgagttaacaacattcaaaaccaaatgaatgaattgaatgactttgaaaatcaACTTCAAGTAAATGAGTGTGCGACGTAAAAatcagtcgcacaacattcaaacgaaacaaaacgaattgaatgagttacAAAGTGAGACAATgagttgctatgattcgaatgcattcgaatcccaattctgattttagtatttagtatagtatttatttgaattgtACATTTTTGAACTATATGTGATTACTATACGACAAATCTAGTGTGGTCAGTGGTTCAATGGGGACCGACTCAAACTACAATACTGTGGTTTTCGGGTTCAAACCCTCATTTAAATTCgattcgaatggattcatttgacttttttcttattcatgcagctctctagtacataacatttttaattattttcaaacgtgactcaaatttatatattttctaatttGGATGTGGTTTTAAAGCGCAAATATGTGcaaatattataaaatgtaattgatttttgtttattcgatTCAATGATTGTGTCTTAAGTCACCACATGACGACTCTGGAAAAGTTCTTTCGCCATATGGGCGATTTGTCTGAAAATCAAGTAAATTGCCTTcgtttaaaacaaaagaaactatgtatatatatgcatacatatgtacgtagataaataaataaataaaacgtaCGCATTTGTGGTTATATGTAGCtcctatatacataaatactaTATGTCTATATTGGCGTGGGTAGCACATAGTTTATCGTATACGATATGTTGCCAGACACCCCGAACAAccaaagaataataataataaataaaccataGAAACCAAGGGGGATTGGGATGTCATCGTTAAGAAAGTGAAAGAGAAGAATCCGCCAACCAAATGACGACGTCGTCTGcgtcttttattttaatttttaattgcatgTCTGCGGAATGTTTCAAACTAACCCGTCGAATTTCGCTTCTTCTTATTTGCAGGGGAACCTAAACAGCCGCCAAGATGGGGGACATGTTCCGTAGTGAGGAAATGGCACTTTGCCAGATGTTTATACAACCAGAGGCCGCTTATACCTCCGTGTCTGAGCTGGGAGAAACCGGCTGTGTGCAGTTTCGCGATGTAAGTCATATGGAGGAGGAATCTTTTGACACTTATTAATCTCAATTTTTGTACTTTATTCTCTCCAGCTGAACGTCACGGTAAACGCATTCCAGCGCAAGTTCGTGACCGAGGTGCGTCGCTGCGATGAATTGGAGCGCAAGATCCGCTACATCGAGACGGAGATCAAGAAGGACGGCATTGTCTTGCCCGATATTCAGGATGACATTCCAAGGGCTCCGAATCCACGTGAGATTATCGATTTGGAGGCACATCTGGAGAAAACCGAATCCGAGATGATCGAGTTGGCCCAGAACGAGGTGAACATGAAGTCCAACTACTTGGAATTGACGGAGCTGCGCAAGGTTCTGGAGAATACCCAGGGCTTCTTTTCCGATCAAGAGGTTCTGAACTTGGACTCGACCAATCGCGGCGGTGCTGCCGGTATCGACGAGCAAAACCAGCAGCATCGTGGTCGTCTCGGTTTCGTGGCCGGTGTCATTAACCGGGAGCGCGTGTTTGCCTTCGAGCGTATGCTTTGGCGTATCTCCCGCGGTAATGTCTTCCTGAAGCGTTCCGATCTGGATGAGCCGTTAAACGATCCAGCCACCGGTCATCCCATCTACAAGACCGTCTTCGTAGCCTTCTTCCAGGGCGAGCAATTGAAGAACCGCATCAAGAAGGTGTGCACAGGTTTCCATGCCTCACTGTATCCTTGCCCCAGCTCGCACAACGAGCGCGAAGAGATGGTCAAGAATGTGCGTACACGTCTGGAGGATCTAAAGCTGGTGCTTAGCCAGACGGAGGATCACCGTAGCCGTGTTCTGGCTACCGTCTCCAAGAATCTGCCATCGTGGTCCATTATGGTCAAGAAGATGAAGGCCATCTACCACACGCTCAATCTCTTCAACATGGATGTGACCAAGAAATGCTTGATTGGCGAATGCTGGGTGCCAACCAAAGATTTGCCCGTTGTGCAGAAGGCCTTGTCAGATGGCTCGGCCGCCGTTGGCAGTACGATTCCCTCGTTCCTTAATGTGATCGATACCAACGAACAGCCACCGACCTATAATCGCACCAACAAATTCACTCGCGGCTTCCAGAACCTGATCGATGCCTATGGTGTAGCCTCGTACCGCGAATGCAATCCAGCCTTGTACACTTGCATTACATTCCCCTTCCTGTTCGCTGTGATGTTTGGCGATTTGGGCCACGGTATCATTCTGGTTCTTTTCGGTGGATGGATGGTGCTCAGTGAGCGCAAATTGGCCCGCATTCGCAACGGTGGCGAAATCTGGAACATCTTCTTTGGCGGTCGGTACATCATTCTGCTTATGGGTCTATTCTCCTGCTACACTGGTTTCATCTACAATGATGTGTTCTCCAAGTCGATGAATGTGTTTGGTTCCACTTGGACCAATCACTATAACACAACGACAGTGTTAACGAATCCATCGCTGCAGTTTCCACCAAATCACTCATCCAATGGAGTCTATCCACTTGGCTTGGATCCCATCTGGCAGTTGGCCGACAACAAGATCATCTTCCTGAACAGTTTCAAGATGAAACTGTCCATCATTGTGGGTGTACTGCACATGGTCTTCGGTGTGTGCATGTCCGTTGTGAACTTTACCCACTTCAAGCGCTACTCTTCCATCTTCCTGGAATTTGTGCCACAGATCTTATTCCTAATGCTGCTGTTCGGTTACATGGTCTTCATGATGTAAGTGGAGATACTAAAAAAAGttcacaatttatttatttattaaataatttgttttttttttaatgattagGTTCTTCAAGTGGTTCCGTTACACCTCAAAGACAGACTACCAGCCCGATACTCCTGGATGTGCTCCATCAGTTTTGATTATGTTCATTAACATGATGTTGTTCAAGAATACCCCACCGCCAAATGGATGCGAGGAATTCATGTTTGAGTCTCAGCCCGGTCTACAAAagttgtttgttattattggcCTCATATGCGTCCC is a window encoding:
- the LOC6647636 gene encoding V-type proton ATPase 116 kDa subunit a1, whose amino-acid sequence is MGDMFRSEEMALCQMFIQPEAAYTSVSELGETGCVQFRDLNVTVNAFQRKFVTEVRRCDELERKIRYIETEIKKDGIVLPDIQDDIPRAPNPREIIDLEAHLEKTESEMIELAQNEVNMKSNYLELTELRKVLENTQGFFSDQEVLNLDSTNRGGAAGIDEQNQQHRGRLGFVAGVINRERVFAFERMLWRISRGNVFLKRSDLDEPLNDPATGHPIYKTVFVAFFQGEQLKNRIKKVCTGFHASLYPCPSSHNEREEMVKNVRTRLEDLKLVLSQTEDHRSRVLATVSKNLPSWSIMVKKMKAIYHTLNLFNMDVTKKCLIGECWVPTKDLPVVQKALSDGSAAVGSTIPSFLNVIDTNEQPPTYNRTNKFTRGFQNLIDAYGVASYRECNPALYTCITFPFLFAVMFGDLGHGIILVLFGGWMVLSERKLARIRNGGEIWNIFFGGRYIILLMGLFSCYTGFIYNDVFSKSMNVFGSTWTNHYNTTTVLTNPSLQFPPNHSSNGVYPLGLDPIWQLADNKIIFLNSFKMKLSIIVGVLHMVFGVCMSVVNFTHFKRYSSIFLEFVPQILFLMLLFGYMVFMMFFKWFRYTSKTDYQPDTPGCAPSVLIMFINMMLFKNTPPPNGCEEFMFESQPGLQKLFVIIGLICVPWMLLGKPLYIKFTRKNTAHANHNGELTGNIELAEGETPLPTGQDEHAGGAHGHDDEPMSEIYIHQAIHTIEYVLSTISHTASYLRLWALSLAHAQLSEVLWNMVLSLGLKQSGIGGAIFLYFIFGAWCMFTLAILVMMEGLSAFLHTLRLHWVEFMSKFYEGLGYAFQPFSFKTILDGEEEE